GGACCAGGCTCAGATGCTCCCAGGTGACTGACTGACCCTGACAAAAGAACACACGGCAGCCAAGGTCCCCAGAAGCAAAACCAGCAGGAAGAGGCTGTCCTCACCCACGCCTCGTGCTTAGCTCTCAGGGGCCTACGAAGTCCCTCAATCTGCCCATCGCCGGGGGGGAGAACAGACACTCTGCTGGCTCAAGAAAGCGGCATTGCAACTATCATCTCACTCATGAGGAAGTGAAAGGTGACAGTCCATTGGCACTTTCCAAAACTCTGTAATGCTTCTGGAAAGTGCTGTGACCTTTCCTGCTGATGACTGTCAGAATATCAGACACTGGGAATGGAAAAGCCAGCTTGCTTGCTTGGAAACAATAAGGAAGAATATGACATAAGTGACTCTAAGAAACATGGTTCAGGCACAAACTCTAGGCTCTTCTGTCACTTCTCGGGGATCTCTAGCTTTTAAAGCTGGGGCTGAGAATCCTGCTCCCAAATTTTTAACCAGGACCCCGGCAAAGTTTCTAGCAGTTTAAATGACAGTAAAAGCCTGAATGCTTCAAATTAAGCTAGTGAAAGAACTGTTCTCCTTAAGAAGGTTTTAAAGTCAAATTTTTTGCTCATCCagtattaaacaaaatatattagaagAATTAATCTAGGAGACCTAGGAAGGCAGTCTTGAGTCATCATTTCGGGAGAGACAGTACCCAAGCACGCGAGCCAACTGGAGCCACTGTCTGGGAGGGACAGGAGTGGTGCCCAGGCTTGGGCACTTCTTCCAGAACCATCCTACCATCAAGGAGGTGATGAAAGGCTCAGTTAAACATTCTCTGCCGCAGAATGGGCTTCAAGCCTTGGAGGCTCTTCCACGCACCTGACTCTACCTACTGATGGATCACCAGAGGCCGAATTACCCTGTGATGGACCACCAGAGGCCGAATCTTGCTTTCCAACCTCTCTGCAACATTCTTATAACTTCTGCTTAGGTAATGTTTTTGAAAAGATGAGGAAGCTGGGCTCTCCTCCAGGTCTTCCTGGGTTTCACAATGTGCTGCTCTTGTGAAGTTCCGAAACTCAAGCACGCCTCTAGTCAAGTGCACAGGACCCCAAATTCACTGACGTGCCAGGCAGGCATTACCACCGGGTTAGCGGGGTGCAGGGGCTTCTGGGCTTGCCTCTTGCCCCGCTGCCAGCACGGCTAACCCTGAAAGGAGAGAGATTTACTAAACCCCGCCTCCAGTCCCTTCCCCATACCACTGATTGGCCTCTAGACCTTCGGTGTTAACGCCCAGGCCAGCGGTTTCGAGCCCAGTTAGGAGGGGGCCCGGGGGGTCCGGCGGCTGTCCAGAGGGGTCACTATGCCCACCACAGCCGCCACCGTGGCCCGAGCGCAGGTGGTCCTTGAGCGTCTGCTTGTAGCGGAAGCTCCTGCCGCACTCGGCGCAGGGGTAGGGCCGCTCGCCCGTGTGGATGCGCTGGTGCTTCATGAGGTGGTGCTTGCGGATGAAGCTCTTGCCGCAGTGCGCGCAGCTGAAGGGCCGCTCGCCCGTGTGCAGCCGCCGGTGGTTGAGCAGGTGCTCCTTGCGCATGAAGCTCTTGCTGCAGTCAGGGCAGGGGTACGGCCGCTCGCCCGTGTGGATCATCTGGTGGCGGATCAGGGCCGAGTGGCCGTTGAAGTCGATGCCacactgagggcaggagaagggcCGCTCCTGCGCGTGGCCCCGCTGGTGGAGCAGCAGGCTGATCTTCAGGCTGAAGCTCCGGCCGCACTGCGCGCACCGGAAGGGCCGCTCGCTGGCGTGGGCTCGCCGGTGGCTGGCCAGGCGCGCCTGGTCGGCGAAGCGCTTGGGGCAGtcggggcaggggaaggggcgcTCGGTGCTGTTGTGGACCCGAAGGTGGTAGGTGAGTCTGGACGGGTGAGTAAAAGTCCTGGCGCAGTGCGGGCAGGTGGGTGGCGTCTCGCTGGCGGGCGGCTGCGGGCCGCGGTCGGCGTGCGGGGGAAAGTGCCTGGGGCACTGGGCACAGGGGGCCGGGCGCTCCCCCGCGGGGCCGCATTGGTGGGTCAGCAGCATGTCCTGGCTGAGGCTCTTGCCACAGTGGTGGCACGAGAACACCTGCTCCCCGGCCGGAGGCGGGAGGGGGTAGCTGCCCAGCTGAGTGAAAGTCACTTGTCCCTCAGAAGCTTCGGCCAGCTCGGTGGCTGGACGTCCAAACGGCGCCATGGGCGCAGACTGCGGGCTTTTGAAGGCCACGTCCGGAAACGTATCCTTAGCTGCTGCTGGTGGAGAAGAGAAGGTGACGGGCACCTCGGGGCACAGGGAGGCTCTGGCGAGGCCTTCAGCTTTGATGACAAGCTCTTCGTCTGAAAGAAAGGACTCAGAGTCACACCTGTCGACAACAGGTGTCCCAGCAACTCTCCTGTGTCCCTGCCCAGCTCTGACAGGCTGCTCTGAGCTCCCATTGGCCCAGATAAGGAAGTCAGTGGAGGGCTGAGATAATAACCAGGGTGTCTGTAGTCCCTGAGGCCAATGTCGGAGAATTTACTACCGAACCTCTTCAGCGCTTCCCGTTTGGACAGGAAGAACCCTGGCATCAATCTTCCCAGCATTACTTTCATTATGATTCACCTCTGCTCACAGGCTCTGAAATGTTCTCTGTTGCCTATTGTGATTAGGCCTAAAATCATGTATTTATCTAATCTTGTTCCTTTGTATTCTGCCAGGTAAGTCCTTCACTATAGTTAGCTGTCTCTTTACTTTCCTGGAAAATAAAGTACACATTTCTGCTCATATGTCTTTAATCATTCTGCCCTCCCTTTTGTAGAATGCATCTCCTCTCTTCCCATCTCCCCAGATTATACCCAACCACACAGTACCAATTTTCTAAGGCCAATTCTAGCTTCACATCCTAgcttgcagggatcttagttccccaaccagggatggaacccaaccaagccccctgcagtggaagcgcagagtcctaatcactggaccgccatggAAGTCCCTTTGCATCCTTCTTTAGGCCTTATCTAAATACCTAAACTAAAACTGATGTGATGTTCTCCGAACTTCTTATTTCTTGTATACAAGTCATCCATCCCACTCACCCTTGACATTTAATAATAGGCATGCCTAGCACTGATATGTGTGTCCCCAATATAAACTTCTTGAAGAGcagaaactgtcttttttttttccccagggtcTAAGCACAGAGCATAGAAGTTAAACAGGTTGCATTAAGTTGCATAAACGATCATGTCTCTTCTGACCTTGAGATTCTCTTCTGGTTCAGATGGCAAAATATAGATGGTGCTAAATGTCTTAGAAGACGCGTGTTTCTTCTCATGTCACTGTTCTTCCTGAGGGAGAGCTCTTCATTAACATTCCCATTTGTGCCTCTCCCAAGACACTGCTGTCTCCACTGCTTGTCTCTCCCACCCCCTAGCTTTGTTCTGTCCTTTCTGCATGCTCTTCAAATGTTCTGTCCTTCCCCATCCTCATACTTCTGGTGCATCTGTATgcacttgtttttcttcctcGGACACTTCTAATTTGTCTTTACACTTAAGAGTATGTTTTCTCACTTAAAATGTATCTTGGTTTGATTTCCGTTTCATTTCTAACTTACTTGAacatgcttttttcccccttttcctcattCCTCACCCACTTCCTTGCATCCACAACCCGACTTCCTCTGCCGTTTCTTCTCAGTGGTCCTGGCATAAGCTGGGTCTGGGCGCCTCAGTACTCACCGGCATAGGTGCTTTTGCACACGTCACTCTCCTTGGGCTCCTGTGGGGTGCCGACCTGGGTCTCTTCCTCTTGTTTAATCCAAGACAGAATATCCGATGTTGAAATGCCAGGCTCTGTTTGTGGGGAAGAGAATGGCCTTCAGGGCTTGACTCAGAAAGTGGAAATAATCATGTTGGTTTGCTGAATATTACATTTTGCCCAAATATTTATCTCTAATTAACTAtaacaacaaaatgaaactagccttttaaaaaatgcatataacaTCTAGAGAACCAGTTCAAAATGAAACCAAATTTATGAATCTTTACATGATAGACTCACCTTGATTCACTATTTCCGGTGAGCCCAtttcaaaacaaatcaaaattttTATAGCAGAGATGACCCTCTGAAATAATCTAGATTCAATAGTACCTTTCATTTCATTAGCACACTTTCAAAGTATTTTCACCTTTTTCTCTCACAGCTTTTTTATGAAATAATGAAGCAgggaatattttctccatttaagtAGGGGGGGCCCTCAGGGGTTAAGTAAACTGCCAGTAAGGAAGTATTTACAGTGAAAAGCTATATTATCAAAGATTtgctttaggggcttccctggtggcacagtggttgagagtctgcctgccgatgcaggggacacgggttcgtgccccggtccgggaggatcgcggctgggcccgtgagccatggccgctgggcatgtgtgtccggagcctatgctccgcaacaggagaggccacagcagtgagaggcccgcgtaccacaaaaaaaaaaaaaaaaaaaaaaaagatttgctttaaaatacacacacacacacacacacaaaaagatgaaccgaaaactttaaaacaatgttaatttgaaaacaaatacagggacttccctggtggcacagtggttaagaatccgcctgccaatgcagggaacatgggttccatccctggtctgggaagatcccacatgccacgcagcaactaagcccgtgcgccacaactactgagcctgcgctctagagcccacgagccacaaccactgagcctgcatgccacaactgctgaagcccacgcacctacagcccgtgctccacaacaagaaaagccatcacgatgagaagcctgcgcgccgcaacaaagagtagcccccgctcgatgcaactagagaaagcccgtgcacagcaacgaagacccaacacaaccaaaaataaataaataaaattgatcctttaaaaaaaaatacatttccagaATTACAAAGTTAGGTTTAAGCACAGATCTGACTGCTCAGAAACATTTTTCAGGTTCCCAATTCTGGGTTCTTTCCAAGAGATCATATTACTTCTACTTATTAATGATATATAGATTATTGTTTCCTGAACACTGGGAGTGGAGAGAATAGTATTTGCAAGGCCCTCAGGCCTTGGGGAttcttctggaaagaaaaaaagaacagcctCTAAAGGCTTTGCACATAACATGCCTCATTTGGTCAGTACAGAAACAGCTGTGCTTGCTATTCCAGCCGAGGTCTATATAGCCTTTTTTGGCCTAAAAGGACAAGCTGGCACGCTGCCAGGGTCCAGAGAATAAATTCAAGCTCTCtatattatttatgaaaaaagCCTTGTAGGAAGGTTATGGTTTTATTCCTAGCAAATGAACAGaagtcagtgttttgtttttttttagaactcAGTGTTTTGCTCAATGCCTTTCAAATCTGTTAGAGACCACTGAAATCTAAAGTCACCCCCAAAGGAGAAATAAGAGGTTGGACAAGACTAAGGCCCAAAAGACTGTCAGCTTATGCAGAGAGACGGAAAAATACAGGTTTTTGCACACATGGCAGTCTGTCTTTCCAACTTCCTACTTTGAGCTACAAGGCTGAAGTGTATTAACCATAATCCaaccttatctttttttctccaagattttataaacacacacatatataaacaggCAGTGAGAGACTGAGTGTAAGGAAGTGGATCTTTTAACAGACATCCAAATGATGAACTGTCTATTCATCAAAAATATGAGacttttaaaatgcttaattGCTTCATTTGTCAATTTTCTGAATAATGAGTTAGTGCTCTAGAACCTCCAAATGTGATTCAAGtggttttgacttttttctttagtttatcATTATGAACTCACAGAATGCTATACACTGGATGAGTTTCAATCCATTgcagccattatttttttaaccattttttaaattgaagtacaattaatttacaatgttgtgttcgtttcaggtgtacagcaaagtgattcagttatacatatatatgtatatattttcagattgttttccattatagttattactgaatatagttccctgtgctatacagtagatccctgttgtttatctgttttatatatagtagtgtgtatatgttaatcccaaactccaaatttatctcctcctcctctccccccgctatccctttggtaaccttaagtcTGTCCGTgagtctatttccattttgtaaataagttcaagtcattattctttttaacGCTCAAATTGTCCCTTTTTTGGCCAGCGGGAGCCCCTTCAGATCAGTTCTGTATCTTTTCACATCATCAAACATctagtttcctttatttctagtATGACAAACTAGAGCAGGttcatcttgtacatttcctgctCCAAGCACACAATCAATAATCTCTCTGAGAAACGGGATTTAGAGACAACAATCTGGATGATAAGGATGCTAACTGCTAATAGGTTGTCACTGCTTCTAGGTCTTTTCAATGGGCAAAGCTATAAAATACATAccttttagaaaaaggaaagtgtCATgagtttatattaatatttatgattCATATTTAAGATTACAGGGCTTTAATTAAATCCTTTGATTTTATGCTTGTATCTTTTCCCTCTTATCCTGAGAATCTGGGTTCCTAACGACACTACATAATCTTTGCTTTATCTGaatgtacatttcaaaataatactaatattattaacaaaaatatggactcaatttaagatttttttgtggTATACAGTTTAGTTATTTCAGTGTGtgtttgatttttactttttttaatgtaaaatatttacaaagttccaaaatcaaaactataaaataaggTACATTCAGAGAGGTCTAGCTTCCATCTCTAATCTCTCCCTCCCTGTATAGGCAGCCATTctcattagtttttgttttaatcttgcattgtttcttggaaaaatataagcaaacataTGTACATCTTTGTATTTTCCCTCTCCATGAGGTATACTACACAAACTGCCCTGTACCTTCATTTTTTACTTACCAATATATTGTGGACATCTGTCTGTAGCCGTATACAGAGAGctttctcattcctttttgtaGCTGTACCATTGTTTATTCAAGAGTCTCCTACTGATAGGCATTTGGATTCCTTCCAATCTTTTGTTACAATATTAGTCAGCAGCCAACCATAAAAGCTATGGAGGACTAAAAGAACAAGCCAGTTCTCCAGAAATGCGAGTGGCTATTGTTATTACAGCCACTGGCTCAGTATGTCTTCACTGAAGTTGGGGAACCCCAGGAAGGTAACCCTTCTTTTTGAATAATGATGCTAAAGTTCCTCTGGTCATTTAGCTTACTAGATCAGTAaaactaagtaaatatttattttatcaaataattgGGTCTTAGCACTGTTGTAACTGAATGCATGTAATATGGTTGTGTCTACTACAtttggtgggggtggtggaggtgTATAACTGAGGACCTTTTGGAAGTGAAATAAAAGGAGCAGGAGTACTGGAATACTCAGGTGGCCTCATGCAGTCACCTGCCTGGTGACGGTAGGGCAACTACTGGCCCAGTCACCACAACAGCACTCAGAGCACATCTGCACAGGCCTGAGGAATCCCAACAGTGGATACTTAAAGAGACACAAATGAAAGTAAAATCATTGGTTTCTGCAAGCAGCAGGCTCTGGAGAAAgccacagaagagagaaaaactgaaaatagtgaTCAGGTAAGAGGAAGTCGATAAATGCTGAGGTTTTAGGTTTGAGGGGTAGTTCAAATAGAAAGGCTGATcccaagaaaacataaaattttaatatctacACTGGTTGAATGTCATTTTAGCTATGAGGAAATcttattgtatgtgtgtgtgtgtgcgtatgtttTAAACAGGTAAGGCCCCACACTGTCTGAAAAGCAGCTGGAACCTTGAGGTTCTGGGATGTATACAAAGGCATTATGAACTAAGTGAGTTAAAACAAgtgctgagggacttccctggtggcacagtggttaagaatccacctgccaatgcagggaacatgggttcgagccctggtccaggaagatcccacatgccgcagagcaactaagcctgtgcgccacaactactgaagcctgcacgtctagagtccatgctctgcaacaagagaagccaccgcaatgaggagcacGCTCAtggcaatgaacagtagcccccactcactgcaactagagaaaagcccacgcgcagcaactaagactcaatgcagccaataaataaacaaataaataaaattaaaagaacaaaaaaaaaactggtgctgagatttgcagcaacatgtatgcaACCAGAGattattatgctaaatgaaataagtcagaaagagaaagacaaataccatatgatatcacttatacgtggaatctaaaatatggcacaaatgaacctatctagaaaacagaaacagactcagacatagagagcagacttgtggttgccaggggtggggtgggggaggggtgggggaggggaaggggtgggggaggggagggggagggatagagtgggagtttggggttggtagatgcaaactattacatttagaatggataaacaacaaggtcctactgtatagcacaggaaactatattcaatatcctgtgataaacctaatggaaaaggatatataaaaagaatgtctgtatctgtataactaagtcactttgctgtgcaacagagactggcacaacatcgtaaatcaactatacttcagttaaaacaaaaactgGTGCTGAGATTTGAATTcttaagcagaaaataaaaatacttgacagggccttccctggtggcgcagtggttaagaatccacctgccaatgcaggagacacgggttcgagccctgctccaggaagatcccacatgctgcggagcaactaagcccatgagccacagttactgagcctgcgctctagagcccgtgagccacaactactgagcccacgagccacaactactgaagcccacgcgcctagagcccgtgctctgcaacaagagaagccaccacaatgagaagcccgcgcaccgcaatgaagactagcccccgctcaccgcaactagagaaagcccaagcgcagcaacaaagacccaatgcagccaaaaatcaatcaatcaatcaataaaattatgaaaaaaaatacttgacaCATGAAACTACCATTGGTAAAGATATAAAAACTTTTTTGCACCTTTTGTGAAATAGGTATAGAACTGTAACATAGCAGGTGAATATATTGAGTATTTGTGTAATAAGTTAAAACCTCTAAGTTTTATTTCCAGGATAATTCTTGTTTGCAAAtaggctaaaataaaataaaataaaaggactaTCATATTTGGATGTGCTTTAGTCGCTGA
The genomic region above belongs to Lagenorhynchus albirostris chromosome 8, mLagAlb1.1, whole genome shotgun sequence and contains:
- the ZNF398 gene encoding zinc finger protein 398 isoform X1; its protein translation is MAEAAPAPVRAACAPSSTSEWDSECLTSLQALPLPTPPAANEAHLQTAAISLWTVVAAVQAIERKVEVHSRRLLHLEGRTGTAEKKLASCEKTVADLGNQLEGKWAVLGTLLQEYGLLQRRLENLENLLRNRNFWILRLPPGIKGDIPKVPVTFDDISIYFSTPEWEKLEEWQKELYKNIMKGNYESLISMDYAMNQPDVLSQIQPEGDHNTEDQAGPEESEIPTDPTEEPGISTSDILSWIKQEEETQVGTPQEPKESDVCKSTYADEELVIKAEGLARASLCPEVPVTFSSPPAAAKDTFPDVAFKSPQSAPMAPFGRPATELAEASEGQVTFTQLGSYPLPPPAGEQVFSCHHCGKSLSQDMLLTHQCGPAGERPAPCAQCPRHFPPHADRGPQPPASETPPTCPHCARTFTHPSRLTYHLRVHNSTERPFPCPDCPKRFADQARLASHRRAHASERPFRCAQCGRSFSLKISLLLHQRGHAQERPFSCPQCGIDFNGHSALIRHQMIHTGERPYPCPDCSKSFMRKEHLLNHRRLHTGERPFSCAHCGKSFIRKHHLMKHQRIHTGERPYPCAECGRSFRYKQTLKDHLRSGHGGGCGGHSDPSGQPPDPPGPLLTGLETAGLGVNTEGLEANQWYGEGTGGGV
- the ZNF398 gene encoding zinc finger protein 398 isoform X2: MAEAAPAPTSEWDSECLTSLQALPLPTPPAANEAHLQTAAISLWTVVAAVQAIERKVEVHSRRLLHLEGRTGTAEKKLASCEKTVADLGNQLEGKWAVLGTLLQEYGLLQRRLENLENLLRNRNFWILRLPPGIKGDIPKVPVTFDDISIYFSTPEWEKLEEWQKELYKNIMKGNYESLISMDYAMNQPDVLSQIQPEGDHNTEDQAGPEESEIPTDPTEEPGISTSDILSWIKQEEETQVGTPQEPKESDVCKSTYADEELVIKAEGLARASLCPEVPVTFSSPPAAAKDTFPDVAFKSPQSAPMAPFGRPATELAEASEGQVTFTQLGSYPLPPPAGEQVFSCHHCGKSLSQDMLLTHQCGPAGERPAPCAQCPRHFPPHADRGPQPPASETPPTCPHCARTFTHPSRLTYHLRVHNSTERPFPCPDCPKRFADQARLASHRRAHASERPFRCAQCGRSFSLKISLLLHQRGHAQERPFSCPQCGIDFNGHSALIRHQMIHTGERPYPCPDCSKSFMRKEHLLNHRRLHTGERPFSCAHCGKSFIRKHHLMKHQRIHTGERPYPCAECGRSFRYKQTLKDHLRSGHGGGCGGHSDPSGQPPDPPGPLLTGLETAGLGVNTEGLEANQWYGEGTGGGV